TTATAGCTTTTATGCACTCATCATATCTTTCTTTTCTTTGAGTTGGAGTTCCATCGTCCTCTCTAACATGAAGATGGATAACACTCGCTCCCGCTTTATATGCACTGTAAGCTTCTCTAGCAATCTCTTCTACTGTATATGGTATAGCTGGATTGTGTTCTTTTGTCACTTCAGCACCACATATTGCTGCTGTTATTATCAACTTTTCCATAGTCTACCCCTTTCTCTGAACAGCTTTTGGAACAACACAAGTACCAACTGCTTTACACACTACAATAGGTTCTTCTAAAAAATCTGCTGCTGAATCACAAATATCAGCTCTTGGAATAATCACTTTTCTAGCTTCAAAACTCATGGCTCTTGAAGTATTTCCAACTTTTGTAATCTCTCCTACAACCTCTAAATAATCTCCAGCATATACAGGAGCCATGAACTCTACCTCACTATAAGCCTTGAATAAACCTTCATCCCCATCATGCTTTATAAGTAGCTCTGTTGCTACGTCTCCAAATAACTGTAAAATTCTTGCTCCGTCTACTAAATTTCCACCATAATGAGCATCTGCTGAACTCATTCTTAATCTTATCATTGATTTTGTCATAACTCCTATCTCTCCTTCACATGTTTTTTATTATGCTAACTCTTCTGTTTCTGCTGCTACTTCTACCTCTTCGTTTTCTCCTGCTAACTGCACATTTGGCTCTGATGGTAACGCAAATCTTGGAATAAATCTATCAAGCCCTGTTAAAGTAAGTATTAAAATACTTCCAACAGCTATGTAAGCCATAAAGTTAAACTTTATAATACTCATTGCTGTAAATGATGCTAAAGGATACACTGCATTTGCAATTCCTAAGTAGAACCCTATGTAAACGTGCCATGGAATTAGTTGAGATCCGAAAACTCCTAATGCATCACTAAATGTTGCATTTCTAAGTCTTAAAGTCTCAATATCTTGTGGACTTCCCTTTACATTTTTTTCAACAAGTTCTTTTAT
This is a stretch of genomic DNA from Cetobacterium somerae ATCC BAA-474. It encodes these proteins:
- a CDS encoding hotdog domain-containing protein; amino-acid sequence: MTKSMIRLRMSSADAHYGGNLVDGARILQLFGDVATELLIKHDGDEGLFKAYSEVEFMAPVYAGDYLEVVGEITKVGNTSRAMSFEARKVIIPRADICDSAADFLEEPIVVCKAVGTCVVPKAVQRKG